The genomic region AGCGGGAACGCGTCACCGACCCCGGCGGTACGGGGTGACTGGCCCCGCCACCGCACTGAGAATCAGGCAGCCCACCACCGCCGTGAGGCAGTATCTGGTCAACTGGCGACGTTGATCTTCACGGCGAGGCCTGGCGCCGACCGACGGAGATCAGCTTCCGGAGAGCAGGAGGACGTCGGATCAGCGCCGCTCGTCAAGGCGGTTGCGCAGAGACCTGCCAGCTCCCCGCGCTCGGCGGGGCAGCCAGATCGCGCCGATCACCAGCAGGACGATCACAAGGATGAGCAACCAGCGCATCACGACCTCCGTGTCCGGGGACGCCTCACCACGTCCCAGGTGCAGGGCTGCTTGCCCCGCCGCCGGTCTCCGTCAAACCAGTCCAGAGCAGATCGCCGACGGCTGCCCGGTGCACCGACCCGAGGCCGGCCTGAGCGCTGACGGGCTTGAGGCAGTCGTGGGCACGTGGCAGGCTCACGATCCGTGATCGACGACTTTGCGAAGACGTACCTGCACAGCGATCTGCGGGATATACGCGAGGCGGTCCTCTGGAAACTCGAAGGGCTCGACGAGTACGACATCCGCCGTCCCCTGACCTCGACCGGCACCAATCTTCTCGGCCTGGTCAAACACCTGTCGGCTTGGGAGGCCCGATACTTCGGTGAAGTCTTCGGGCGGCCGTTTCCTGAACCACTGGCCCGCTGGGACGACACCGACGCCAATGACCACGACATGTGGGCCACCGAGCACGAGATTCGCGAGGAGATCATCGGCCACTACCGCCGCGTGTGGGCCCACTCGGACGCGACGATCGACGCCCTTCCCCTCGATGCGACCGGCCACGTGCCCTGGTGGCCACGCCCGCAGGTCACGCTGTTCGCCATCATGGTGCACATTCTCACCGAGACGAGCCGGCATGCCGGACACGCCGACATCCTGCGCGAACAGCTCGACGGTTCGACAGGGATAGCGGTCTGGGATCCCAACGCT from Micromonospora lupini harbors:
- a CDS encoding twin-arginine translocase TatA/TatE family subunit, translating into MRWLLILVIVLLVIGAIWLPRRARGAGRSLRNRLDERR
- a CDS encoding DinB family protein yields the protein MIDDFAKTYLHSDLRDIREAVLWKLEGLDEYDIRRPLTSTGTNLLGLVKHLSAWEARYFGEVFGRPFPEPLARWDDTDANDHDMWATEHEIREEIIGHYRRVWAHSDATIDALPLDATGHVPWWPRPQVTLFAIMVHILTETSRHAGHADILREQLDGSTGIAVWDPNAQRDPAIGAARRAQIERAARAAAGPTHREAWSESR